From Pan troglodytes isolate AG18354 chromosome 9, NHGRI_mPanTro3-v2.0_pri, whole genome shotgun sequence, the proteins below share one genomic window:
- the GLYAT gene encoding glycine N-acyltransferase, which produces MMLPLQGAQMLQMLEKSLRKSLPASLKVYGTVFHINHGNPFNLKAVVDKWPDFNTVVVCPQEQDMTDDLDHYTNTYQIYSKDPQNCQEFLGSPELINWKQHLQIQSSQPSLNEAIQNLAAIKSFKVKQTQRILYMAAETAKELTPFLLKSKILSPSGGKPKAINQEMFKLSSMDVTHAHLVNKFWHFGGNERSQRFIERCIQTFPTCCLLGPEGTPVCWDLMDQTGEMRMAGTLPEYRLHGLVTYVIYSHAQKLGKLGFPVYSHVDYSNEAMQKMSYTLQHVPIPRSWNQWNCVPL; this is translated from the exons GTTTATGGAACTGTCTTTCACATAAACCATGGAAATCCATTCAATCTGAAGGCTGTGGTGGACAAGTGGCCTGATTTTAATACAGTGGTTGTCTGCCCTCAGGAGCAG GATATGACAGATGACCTTGATCACTATACCAATACTTACCAAATCTACTCCAAAGATCCCCAAAACTGTCAGGAATTCCTTGGATCACCAGAACTCATCAACTGGAAACAGCATTTACAGATTCAAA GTTCACAGCCTAGCCTGAATGAGGCTATACAAAATCTTGCAGCCATTAAGTCCTTCAAAGTCAAACAAACACAACGCATTCTCTATATGGCAGCTGAAACAGCCAAGGAACTGACTCCTTTCCTGCTGAAATCAAAGATTTTATCTCCCAGTGGTGGCAAACCCAAGGCCAT CAACCAAGAGATGTTTAAACTCTCATCCATGGATGTTACCCATGCTCACTTGGTGAATAAATTCTGGCATTTTGGTGGTAATGAGAGGAGCCAGAGATTCATTGAGCGCTGCATTCAGACCTTTCCCACCTGCTGTCTCCTGGGGCCTGAGGGGACCCCTGTGTGCTGGGATCTAATGGACCAGACTGGAGAGATGAGAATGGCAGGCACCTTGCCTGAATACCGGCTCCATGGCCTTGTGACGTATGTCATCTATTCCCACGCCCAGAAATTGGGCAAACTTGGCTTTCCTGTCTATTCTCATGTAGACTACAGCAATGAAGCTATGCAAAAAATGAGTTACACACTGCAACATGTTCCCATTCCCAGAAGCTGGAACCAGTGGAACTGTGTGCCTCTGTGA